Proteins from a single region of Desulfobacter postgatei 2ac9:
- the guaA gene encoding glutamine-hydrolyzing GMP synthase — protein MIIVIDFGSQFNQLIARRVRENNVYCQVEPANIHLDKLKELAPTGIILSGGPSSIYEENSPTIDAGIFELGVPILGICYGMHYMVHTLGGTIKQASKKEYGFAELRINPGNPLFKEMDDSFQCWMSHGDSAKALPQGFEITAQTDNTPIAAIADYARKLFGLQFHPEVEHSINGAAMIRHFLFDVCGCQQNWTMKSFSEGAIAQIKDAVGDKKVIMGLSGGVDSSVAATLIHKAVGKNLHCIFVDNGLLRLNEKEQLEVSLRANLNMNIKFVDAQEKFLTALAGVTDPEKKRKIIGKLFIDVFEAEAKKVDGAQFLGQGTLYPDIIESKSAFGGPTSVIKSHHNVGGLPEQMNLKLIEPLQLLFKDEVRKLGLELGINEDLVWRQPFPGPGLAIRILGEITKDRLDILRRADDILIQEIKQAGLYRKLWQSFTVLLPVKSVGVMGDKRTFANCVAIRAVTSNDAMTADWAKLPHDLLGKISNRIINEVDKVNRVVFDITSKPPGTIEWE, from the coding sequence ATGATCATTGTTATTGATTTCGGATCCCAGTTTAACCAGCTGATTGCCCGGCGTGTCAGGGAAAATAATGTCTATTGCCAGGTGGAACCGGCCAATATCCACCTTGACAAATTAAAGGAGCTTGCCCCCACGGGCATCATTCTTTCCGGCGGCCCCTCATCCATTTATGAAGAGAACAGCCCCACCATCGACGCCGGTATTTTTGAGCTGGGCGTACCCATCCTCGGTATCTGCTACGGCATGCACTACATGGTGCATACCCTCGGAGGGACCATTAAACAGGCAAGCAAAAAAGAGTATGGCTTTGCCGAACTGCGCATTAATCCTGGCAACCCGCTGTTCAAGGAGATGGATGACAGCTTCCAGTGCTGGATGAGCCATGGCGATTCTGCAAAAGCCCTGCCCCAGGGGTTTGAGATCACCGCGCAGACCGACAACACCCCCATTGCCGCCATTGCCGATTACGCAAGAAAACTGTTCGGCCTGCAGTTTCACCCGGAAGTGGAGCACTCCATTAACGGGGCTGCCATGATCCGCCATTTTCTTTTTGATGTCTGCGGATGCCAACAGAACTGGACCATGAAATCCTTCAGTGAAGGCGCCATCGCCCAGATCAAGGATGCGGTTGGGGACAAAAAAGTGATCATGGGCCTTTCCGGCGGGGTGGACTCTTCCGTTGCCGCCACCCTGATCCATAAAGCCGTGGGAAAAAACCTGCACTGCATTTTTGTCGACAACGGGCTTTTACGCCTCAATGAAAAAGAACAGCTTGAGGTCAGCCTTCGGGCCAACCTGAACATGAACATCAAGTTTGTGGATGCACAAGAAAAATTTCTAACCGCACTGGCCGGGGTTACGGACCCTGAAAAGAAAAGGAAAATCATCGGGAAACTTTTCATTGATGTGTTTGAGGCCGAAGCCAAGAAGGTTGACGGTGCGCAGTTCCTGGGCCAGGGAACGTTGTATCCGGATATTATTGAATCCAAATCCGCCTTTGGCGGCCCCACGTCGGTCATCAAATCCCATCACAATGTGGGGGGACTGCCCGAACAGATGAATCTGAAGCTCATTGAGCCGCTGCAACTGCTGTTCAAGGATGAGGTCAGAAAACTTGGCCTTGAACTTGGCATCAACGAGGATCTTGTCTGGCGCCAGCCCTTCCCCGGCCCCGGGCTTGCCATCCGCATTTTAGGGGAGATCACCAAAGATCGCCTGGATATTCTTCGCAGGGCCGATGACATACTTATCCAGGAAATCAAACAGGCCGGCCTTTACCGGAAATTGTGGCAGTCCTTTACCGTGCTCTTGCCGGTCAAAAGTGTCGGTGTCATGGGAGACAAGCGTACCTTTGCCAATTGTGTTGCCATTCGTGCGGTCACATCCAATGACGCCATGACAGCCGACTGGGCAAAACTGCCCCACGATCTTCTGGGAAAAATTTCCAACCGCATTATTAATGAAGTGGACAAGGTCAACCGTGTGGTTTTTGATATCACCTCGAAACCGCCCGGCACCATTGAATGGGAATAA
- a CDS encoding type I secretion system permease/ATPase, with translation MAAFLKKWKKYFTFAALLSCFVNILQLTFPFYMFTIYGNIVVSYSLLSLKNITVVAFMAVAVLGCFSYLRSRLLAVAGQDLSLGLREQVYSGMVKGSVLNGKNAYQIGLNDLEVLRNYFSTPAIYALFDVPWAPFYLALIYLFHPVLGIIATSGALIMVGLSILQELLIRKSMKMAGQLNIKSHRFVDSFMRNAEVINGMGMIRDISDRFVEKNNRVMINQTKSSYYAGTIQSMIKPLQNIIQILIYCFGAIYAIKEGFDVGLMVAGSIIMGRGFGPLMQFMSSWRTTATAKESYLRLSSFSSMLDRIVPGMPLPPPKGHVCVAGAGYRIPSRVLLKAVSFELPAGELLGVIGPNGAGKTTLCSLLLGILPAFGGKVYLDGKDIFSWDKAQVGPYIGYLPQEIELFPGTVAQNIARLGPVDMDRVEQAIQTCGIQGLVDSFPQGLSTQLEGDKGVRLSGGQKQLVGLARALYGNPRLLVLDEPTSNLDEQGEQLLVNILAGMKERRNCTCIMVSHKPQLLHAMDKVLVINAGQVAMFGPKDAVFAKLSGKQAVL, from the coding sequence ATGGCCGCCTTTTTAAAAAAATGGAAGAAATACTTTACCTTTGCCGCGCTTTTAAGCTGTTTTGTAAATATTCTTCAATTAACTTTTCCCTTTTACATGTTCACCATATACGGCAATATTGTTGTTTCATACAGTCTGCTCTCTCTTAAAAATATCACGGTCGTCGCTTTTATGGCCGTAGCAGTACTCGGGTGTTTTTCATATCTGCGGTCCAGGCTTCTGGCCGTGGCAGGCCAGGATTTAAGCCTGGGACTGAGGGAACAGGTTTATTCAGGTATGGTCAAAGGATCTGTGCTGAACGGTAAGAACGCTTACCAGATCGGCTTGAACGATCTTGAAGTGCTGCGCAATTATTTTTCCACACCGGCCATCTATGCGCTGTTTGACGTTCCCTGGGCCCCTTTTTACCTGGCGCTTATTTATCTGTTTCACCCGGTGCTGGGCATTATTGCGACCTCGGGCGCCCTTATCATGGTCGGGTTGAGCATATTGCAGGAGTTGCTGATCCGAAAGAGCATGAAAATGGCGGGGCAACTGAACATCAAGAGCCACCGGTTTGTGGACTCTTTTATGAGAAATGCCGAAGTGATCAACGGGATGGGGATGATCAGGGATATATCCGACAGGTTTGTTGAGAAAAATAACCGGGTGATGATCAATCAGACAAAATCAAGCTATTATGCCGGCACCATTCAGTCCATGATCAAGCCCCTGCAGAACATTATCCAGATCTTGATTTATTGCTTTGGCGCCATTTATGCCATAAAAGAGGGGTTTGATGTCGGGCTTATGGTCGCCGGGTCCATTATCATGGGACGCGGATTCGGGCCTCTGATGCAGTTCATGTCCTCCTGGCGTACGACGGCCACGGCAAAGGAATCCTACCTGCGGTTAAGCAGTTTTTCAAGCATGTTGGACAGAATAGTCCCCGGCATGCCCCTGCCGCCCCCCAAAGGCCATGTATGTGTTGCCGGTGCCGGTTATCGAATCCCAAGCCGGGTGTTGCTCAAAGCAGTTTCCTTTGAATTGCCGGCCGGGGAGCTTCTCGGGGTTATCGGACCCAACGGCGCCGGTAAAACCACCCTGTGCAGTCTGCTTTTGGGCATTTTGCCCGCCTTTGGCGGCAAGGTTTATCTGGACGGGAAAGATATTTTTTCCTGGGATAAGGCCCAGGTGGGGCCCTACATCGGGTATCTGCCCCAGGAGATTGAGCTGTTCCCGGGAACTGTGGCCCAGAATATCGCAAGGCTTGGTCCTGTTGATATGGACAGGGTTGAACAGGCCATACAAACCTGCGGCATACAGGGTTTGGTGGACAGTTTTCCCCAGGGGCTTTCCACCCAGCTTGAAGGGGACAAGGGGGTCCGGCTCTCCGGAGGACAGAAACAGCTGGTGGGTCTTGCCAGGGCCCTTTATGGAAACCCCAGGCTCCTGGTCCTTGATGAACCCACTTCCAACCTGGACGAACAGGGAGAACAGCTGCTGGTAAACATACTGGCAGGCATGAAAGAGCGCCGAAACTGCACCTGCATCATGGTTTCCCATAAACCCCAGTTGCTGCACGCCATGGACAAGGTGCTGGTCATCAACGCCGGACAGGTTGCCATGTTCGGCCCAAAGGATGCGGTGTTTGCAAAACTGTCCGGGAAGCAGGCTGTCCTATGA
- a CDS encoding type I secretion system permease/ATPase, with translation MIIYLRSCFKYFVFAGLFSIFINTLYLTFSLYMLAVYRNVLANYSMSTLYALTAIALTALVVLGLLEFCRSRLLVRAGIQLDKLLSRRVLKAMLKDLCRADSDRYTKGLNDINTLRNYLGGNSIFAFFDLPWIFIYLWVIYLVHPLLGLTATGGAVVVFIIGLLQSGLTQKDTARAQILKNQGVQWVSASFRTARELESMGMTGNAASRYCQINDQEIQIHDKTGNVRHILGAVSQSFGILMQVIIYGVGAALVLANKSDPGVIIAASIIMGRALAPVNQAIAAWKQTSDARTAYDNLSALLKKSQQKPDTVGEITGALDVADVSLSINETQVLSHIDFALKPGEIMGLVGPNGAGKTSLCRMILGMWKPDSGVVELDGKNVFELDNDDIGQYLGYLPQNVELFAGSVKDNIARMGQADGEKILQAAQRAGAHEVILTFPQGYDTDIGEAGRSLSGGQRQRVGLARALYGTPKLVILDEPNSNLDEAGEQALIKALKNLKQMGATTIMITHKPNLLYTVDKILVLQQGQQVRFGDRDAVVGQLMGGVNATHN, from the coding sequence ATGATTATTTATCTGCGCTCCTGTTTTAAATATTTTGTGTTTGCAGGACTTTTTTCCATATTTATCAACACCCTCTATTTGACTTTTTCTTTATACATGCTGGCGGTTTACCGCAATGTCCTGGCCAATTACAGCATGTCCACGCTTTATGCCTTGACGGCCATCGCTTTAACAGCCCTTGTGGTTTTAGGGCTGCTTGAGTTCTGCCGGTCCCGCCTGCTGGTCCGGGCCGGGATTCAGCTGGACAAGCTTTTGAGCCGGCGGGTACTCAAGGCAATGCTCAAGGATCTGTGCCGTGCCGACAGCGACCGGTACACCAAGGGACTCAACGACATTAATACCCTGCGCAACTACCTTGGCGGCAATTCCATTTTTGCTTTTTTCGATCTGCCCTGGATATTTATTTATCTGTGGGTGATTTACCTTGTACATCCCCTGCTTGGCCTGACAGCCACGGGCGGTGCGGTTGTGGTCTTTATCATCGGACTGCTGCAGTCGGGCCTGACCCAAAAAGATACGGCCAGGGCCCAAATTTTAAAAAACCAAGGAGTGCAGTGGGTCTCAGCCAGTTTCAGGACGGCCCGGGAGCTTGAAAGCATGGGGATGACCGGCAATGCCGCGAGCAGGTATTGCCAAATCAATGACCAGGAGATTCAGATCCACGACAAAACCGGGAATGTCAGGCATATTCTGGGGGCGGTGAGCCAGAGTTTCGGCATTCTCATGCAGGTCATTATATATGGGGTCGGTGCAGCCCTGGTGCTGGCCAACAAGAGTGACCCCGGCGTTATCATTGCTGCTTCAATTATCATGGGCCGGGCCCTGGCGCCGGTGAACCAGGCCATTGCCGCCTGGAAGCAGACCTCCGACGCGAGGACCGCCTATGATAATCTATCCGCGTTGTTAAAAAAGTCCCAGCAAAAGCCGGACACCGTCGGTGAAATAACCGGGGCCCTGGATGTGGCGGATGTCAGCCTTTCCATAAACGAAACCCAGGTGCTCAGCCATATTGATTTTGCGTTGAAGCCCGGGGAGATCATGGGGTTGGTCGGGCCCAACGGTGCCGGTAAAACCTCATTGTGCCGGATGATTTTAGGGATGTGGAAACCTGACAGCGGCGTGGTGGAACTGGACGGCAAAAATGTATTTGAGCTGGACAATGATGATATCGGGCAATATTTGGGGTATCTGCCCCAGAATGTGGAGCTGTTTGCCGGCAGTGTAAAAGACAATATCGCCAGAATGGGGCAGGCCGACGGGGAAAAGATACTTCAGGCCGCACAGCGTGCCGGTGCCCATGAGGTGATTTTAACCTTTCCCCAGGGGTATGATACCGATATCGGGGAGGCGGGGCGAAGTCTTTCCGGGGGACAGCGCCAGCGGGTCGGCCTTGCCCGTGCCCTTTACGGCACCCCAAAACTGGTGATTCTGGATGAACCCAATTCCAACCTGGATGAGGCAGGAGAGCAGGCCTTGATCAAGGCATTAAAAAATCTTAAACAAATGGGTGCCACAACAATCATGATTACACATAAGCCAAACCTTTTATATACGGTGGATAAAATCCTAGTACTCCAGCAGGGACAACAGGTGCGCTTCGGAGATAGGGATGCGGTTGTTGGACAGTTAATGGGAGGCGTGAATGCAACACATAATTAA
- a CDS encoding type I secretion system permease/ATPase produces the protein MQHIIKSWVKYFIIVGVFGLCMNLIYLALPIYMMVIYDKVLFSFSTASLSTLAAGIMISLVIVALIDYFRARVLGQTGNNLAQRMMPYVFKSMQADAAGIKRSGYTRGLLDLELLRDAFARGHILNFLDLPWVLVYLAVLYLIHPLLGFVSIGGVFLITLFQLLLKRIETKRYTVADVTFHAGADFAGNCLRHAQLISGMRMFSAAMEQYRIRYEKTLAARSEADAFHSAFGAVIRLLQMAVMTAVFTAGAFVFFSHGITQGGIFAGVMIIARLFYPFERSLLNMKTAVEAVAAYKRLKQFVNTRESNPKLSLPAPEGRVSAEAVSLSLDARTVLYNISLALEPGETLGVFGPSASGKTCLCKVLLGIWPPLTGKVRLDGAELSHWPEEELGQYLGYMPQTPELFPGTVAENISRFEVMDSEKIVKAAQKAGVHEMILKLPQGYETRIDQTGKNLAAGPRQLISLARALYGDPKFVVLDEPHTHLDDLGLRMVLTALKHLKQENVTTVMVSDRPNLIVNMDKLLMIKEGQTAMYGPAKEVLNQLANNKQSQQAAGV, from the coding sequence ATGCAACACATAATTAAATCATGGGTAAAATACTTTATAATCGTCGGGGTTTTCGGGCTTTGTATGAACCTGATTTATCTTGCCCTGCCCATATATATGATGGTCATCTACGACAAAGTGCTGTTCAGTTTCAGTACGGCCAGTCTTTCTACCCTGGCTGCCGGTATAATGATCAGCCTTGTCATAGTGGCCCTGATCGATTATTTTCGTGCCCGGGTGCTGGGACAGACCGGCAATAACCTGGCCCAGAGAATGATGCCTTATGTCTTTAAAAGCATGCAGGCGGATGCCGCAGGAATTAAGCGTTCAGGGTATACCCGGGGGCTTTTGGATCTTGAGCTGTTAAGGGATGCCTTTGCCAGGGGGCATATTTTAAATTTTCTGGATCTGCCCTGGGTGCTGGTCTATCTGGCAGTCCTTTATCTGATACATCCCCTGCTGGGCTTTGTGAGCATTGGCGGCGTTTTTTTGATTACCCTGTTTCAGCTCCTGCTCAAACGAATTGAAACAAAGCGTTATACCGTGGCCGATGTCACGTTTCATGCCGGAGCCGATTTTGCCGGCAACTGCCTGCGCCATGCCCAGTTGATTTCAGGGATGAGAATGTTTTCCGCCGCCATGGAACAATACAGGATCCGGTATGAAAAGACCCTGGCTGCAAGGTCGGAGGCGGATGCGTTTCACTCTGCCTTTGGCGCAGTTATCCGTCTGCTTCAGATGGCAGTGATGACGGCTGTGTTTACGGCCGGGGCTTTTGTGTTCTTTAGCCACGGAATTACCCAGGGGGGTATTTTTGCCGGTGTCATGATTATTGCACGGCTTTTTTATCCCTTTGAACGCAGCCTGCTGAATATGAAAACGGCTGTTGAAGCCGTGGCTGCATATAAGCGCCTCAAGCAATTTGTCAACACCCGGGAATCCAACCCCAAGCTCTCCCTGCCGGCCCCCGAGGGGCGGGTTTCGGCAGAAGCCGTGAGCCTCTCCCTTGATGCCAGAACGGTTTTATATAATATTTCCCTGGCCCTTGAGCCGGGAGAAACCCTTGGTGTTTTCGGGCCCAGTGCATCGGGAAAAACCTGTCTTTGCAAGGTGCTGCTCGGCATCTGGCCGCCGTTGACGGGAAAGGTCAGGCTGGATGGGGCGGAACTTTCCCACTGGCCGGAGGAGGAGCTGGGGCAATATCTTGGCTACATGCCCCAGACACCTGAGTTGTTCCCCGGAACTGTGGCGGAAAACATTTCACGGTTTGAGGTGATGGATTCTGAAAAAATCGTTAAAGCCGCCCAAAAGGCCGGGGTCCATGAGATGATTTTAAAGCTTCCCCAGGGGTATGAAACCCGGATTGATCAAACCGGCAAGAACCTTGCCGCAGGTCCGCGTCAACTGATTTCCCTGGCCAGGGCCCTCTACGGTGACCCAAAATTCGTGGTTCTGGATGAACCCCACACCCATTTAGATGACCTGGGGCTCAGGATGGTGCTTACCGCCCTTAAACATTTAAAGCAGGAAAATGTGACCACCGTTATGGTCTCGGACCGGCCCAATCTGATTGTGAACATGGACAAGCTTCTCATGATCAAGGAGGGGCAAACGGCCATGTACGGACCGGCTAAAGAGGTGTTAAATCAACTTGCCAACAATAAACAGTCCCAGCAGGCGGCAGGAGTATAG
- a CDS encoding HlyD family type I secretion periplasmic adaptor subunit: MKQDPVLNTNPSKYIIAGLLVIAFFFGGLVIWSVYFPFQGAVIAPGVVNVFGERKMVQHLEGGIINKIFVKEGDEVAQGDVLIELKSSQVSSNVELLQGRLWAKEAEAARLRAEAGMKPSISWPKALDELKDDPEIAPILSSEQDIFVSRRSDLQGKTKLYQSQISQTKNKIEGAKEELKSVTEIIRNLEEDLAGKRPLLAEKYMGKTDILTLERSLSEYRGRKGKLKQDIAQFTQMIEEYKLRIADMENQYTDAAVSKLGEVTDLIFDLKDQITPMLDAQHRLEVRAPVSGVVLNIQVHSEDSGVIQPGMPLLEIVPKDLSMVIKAQVRPQDIISVQKGQPTKVQLAAFQRKSTPPIRGKVTYVSPDLMSQQTPHGETSYYEVHVLVDEEDLKAHNAYLSPGMPAACYITTESRTVISYLLDPLLENVDKAMRE, encoded by the coding sequence ATGAAACAAGATCCGGTATTAAATACAAACCCTTCAAAGTATATCATTGCAGGTCTTTTGGTTATTGCCTTTTTTTTCGGCGGCCTTGTGATCTGGTCTGTTTATTTTCCCTTCCAGGGGGCAGTGATCGCCCCGGGCGTGGTAAATGTGTTCGGTGAAAGAAAGATGGTTCAGCACCTTGAAGGCGGGATCATCAACAAAATTTTTGTAAAAGAGGGGGACGAAGTTGCCCAGGGTGATGTGCTCATTGAGCTGAAAAGCTCCCAGGTCAGTTCCAATGTGGAACTGCTCCAGGGAAGGTTGTGGGCCAAGGAAGCCGAAGCAGCCAGACTTCGGGCCGAGGCGGGTATGAAACCGTCAATTTCCTGGCCCAAAGCCCTGGATGAGTTGAAGGACGACCCGGAAATTGCCCCGATCCTTTCCTCGGAACAGGATATTTTTGTCTCCAGGCGCTCCGATCTGCAGGGAAAAACAAAACTGTACCAGTCCCAGATCAGTCAGACAAAAAACAAGATTGAAGGCGCCAAAGAAGAGCTAAAAAGTGTGACGGAAATTATCCGGAATCTTGAAGAGGATTTAGCCGGCAAGCGCCCGTTGCTGGCGGAAAAATACATGGGAAAAACCGATATTCTGACGCTTGAAAGAAGCCTTTCCGAGTACCGTGGGCGAAAAGGTAAATTAAAGCAGGATATTGCCCAGTTTACCCAGATGATTGAGGAATATAAACTGCGTATTGCAGATATGGAGAACCAGTATACGGATGCGGCCGTTTCAAAGCTTGGCGAGGTGACCGATTTGATTTTTGACTTGAAAGACCAGATTACGCCGATGCTTGATGCCCAGCATCGGCTCGAGGTCCGGGCTCCGGTCAGCGGGGTCGTCCTTAACATACAGGTTCATTCCGAGGACAGCGGTGTGATCCAGCCCGGAATGCCTTTACTGGAAATAGTACCCAAGGATCTGAGTATGGTGATCAAGGCCCAGGTCCGGCCCCAGGATATTATCAGTGTTCAAAAGGGACAGCCGACCAAGGTGCAGCTGGCCGCATTCCAGAGAAAATCCACCCCCCCCATCAGGGGAAAGGTGACCTATGTCTCCCCGGATTTAATGAGCCAGCAGACCCCCCATGGGGAAACGTCCTATTATGAAGTCCATGTGCTGGTGGATGAAGAGGATTTAAAGGCCCATAACGCCTATCTGTCGCCCGGCATGCCCGCTGCCTGCTATATCACGACCGAAAGCCGGACAGTGATCAGCTATCTTTTAGATCCGTTGCTTGAAAATGTTGACAAAGCCATGCGTGAATAA
- a CDS encoding glycosyltransferase produces MPKITHIFKTYFPETNGGLEEAIRQYGSHAAKNGFEVEVVSVGSGNYTVTFPDHITARFYRKTFDLLSNPFSMGFARSFKRICNYTDILHFHFPWPTAELVALCHRIEKPALVTFHCDIHKARTLKRLYLPFVARFMGKMDAVCISSKSLFNTTPYLAQFKDKIHEVSYFVNKNRFAGLGGPDREVEAFVGKYKNYALFAGMLRWYKGLDILLDAAKQMTHHVVIVGKGDLFDRLNARIQNEKISNVHLMGFQSDANLKFLIENCGLVVLPSTAPAEAFGQILLEGLYFSKPLVSTELGTGTSIVNRHNHTGFVVQAGCHLCLARAMDKILTDEHCAQRFSKNAFHHYLDNFTARAQGDKYLGIYRSLL; encoded by the coding sequence ATGCCTAAAATAACCCACATTTTTAAGACCTATTTCCCCGAAACCAACGGGGGGCTTGAAGAGGCGATAAGACAGTACGGCAGCCATGCGGCAAAAAACGGGTTTGAGGTTGAGGTGGTCTCTGTGGGGTCCGGCAATTATACGGTGACCTTCCCTGACCATATCACAGCACGGTTTTACCGTAAAACCTTTGACCTGCTGTCCAACCCTTTCAGTATGGGTTTTGCCCGTTCCTTTAAACGGATCTGCAATTATACGGATATCCTGCATTTTCATTTTCCCTGGCCCACGGCAGAGCTTGTCGCCCTTTGCCACCGCATTGAAAAACCTGCCCTGGTGACCTTTCACTGTGATATCCACAAGGCCAGGACCTTAAAGCGGCTCTACCTGCCCTTTGTGGCCCGGTTTATGGGGAAGATGGATGCCGTCTGCATCTCCAGTAAAAGCCTTTTCAACACCACCCCCTATTTGGCGCAGTTCAAGGATAAAATTCATGAAGTCTCTTACTTTGTGAATAAAAATCGCTTTGCCGGACTTGGGGGGCCGGACCGGGAGGTTGAGGCCTTTGTCGGCAAATACAAAAATTACGCATTGTTTGCCGGGATGCTCAGGTGGTACAAGGGGCTTGATATCCTGCTGGATGCTGCAAAACAGATGACGCACCATGTTGTCATCGTGGGCAAAGGGGATCTTTTTGACCGGCTTAACGCCAGGATCCAAAACGAGAAGATCAGCAACGTTCATCTCATGGGGTTTCAAAGTGACGCCAATCTGAAATTTTTAATTGAAAACTGCGGCCTGGTGGTTCTGCCCTCGACCGCCCCGGCTGAAGCCTTCGGCCAGATCCTTTTGGAGGGGCTCTATTTTTCAAAACCCCTGGTCTCCACCGAACTGGGTACCGGTACAAGTATTGTGAACCGGCACAATCATACCGGCTTTGTGGTCCAGGCCGGATGCCATCTTTGCCTGGCCCGGGCCATGGATAAAATCCTGACCGATGAACATTGCGCCCAACGGTTTTCAAAAAATGCCTTTCACCACTACCTGGACAATTTTACCGCCAGGGCCCAGGGGGATAAATATCTTGGGATCTACAGGTCTTTACTTTGA
- a CDS encoding GxxExxY protein, translating to MEFDELSNRVIGYAIEVHRELGPGLLESTYEQCLAHELSRDNISFKLQHPLPVIYKSVRIDCGYRVDLLVEDKFILELKSVEQLNKIHAAQLLTYMKLARIKTGLLINFNTQMLKHSIKRFVL from the coding sequence ATGGAATTTGATGAATTATCTAATCGCGTTATCGGTTACGCCATTGAGGTTCATCGGGAGCTTGGCCCGGGCTTACTTGAGTCTACCTATGAACAATGCCTTGCGCATGAATTAAGTAGAGATAACATATCCTTCAAACTGCAACACCCTCTTCCTGTAATTTATAAAAGTGTCCGCATTGATTGTGGATATCGGGTTGATTTGTTGGTAGAAGACAAGTTTATCCTTGAATTGAAAAGCGTTGAACAACTAAACAAAATCCATGCGGCTCAACTGTTGACATATATGAAATTAGCCCGTATCAAAACAGGCTTGTTAATTAATTTTAATACCCAAATGTTAAAGCACAGCATCAAGAGATTCGTTCTATAA
- a CDS encoding class I SAM-dependent methyltransferase, whose protein sequence is MFAKFYSILKKIKGTASLDRLNELTNPDKWDNPAWMKIHRELESYAVDKHCFSDTKAYAYRKGWEWTQCLWGLHTLGAIDKKAKALGVGAGHEPVLYYLTDHIREVVGTDLYGNDDWTNNAVGGNEADAAVLEDADAFCPRSYEKSRLRLINMDGTDLQFKDEHFDFVWSLSSIEHFGGHARAKQAMTEMARVTKKNGIVAVATEFIITPDCSDHPEFFTKALFEKYILHASPRLKPVEAMNYRLPPLEYLIDPIMIHLNGDVHRTRHHIILNNGHVQWTSVICFFRRV, encoded by the coding sequence ATGTTCGCTAAATTTTATTCCATTTTAAAAAAGATAAAGGGGACCGCATCCCTTGACAGGCTCAATGAACTGACAAACCCGGACAAATGGGACAATCCGGCGTGGATGAAGATCCACCGGGAGCTTGAGTCCTATGCCGTGGATAAACACTGCTTCAGTGATACCAAGGCGTATGCCTATCGAAAGGGCTGGGAATGGACCCAGTGCCTCTGGGGCCTGCACACCCTTGGGGCCATTGACAAAAAAGCCAAAGCCCTTGGCGTGGGTGCCGGCCATGAGCCGGTACTCTATTATCTGACCGACCATATCCGGGAGGTGGTGGGCACGGATCTTTACGGCAATGACGACTGGACCAACAATGCCGTAGGCGGAAACGAGGCTGATGCCGCCGTTCTTGAGGACGCAGATGCGTTCTGCCCCCGGTCCTATGAAAAATCCAGGCTCAGGTTGATCAATATGGACGGCACGGATCTTCAATTTAAGGATGAACACTTTGATTTTGTGTGGTCCCTGTCATCCATTGAACACTTTGGCGGGCATGCCAGGGCAAAGCAGGCCATGACGGAGATGGCGCGGGTGACAAAAAAAAACGGTATTGTGGCCGTTGCCACGGAATTCATCATCACCCCGGACTGCAGTGATCACCCTGAATTTTTCACAAAGGCGCTGTTTGAAAAATACATTCTCCATGCAAGCCCCCGGCTTAAACCGGTGGAGGCCATGAATTACCGCCTGCCCCCGCTGGAGTACCTGATTGATCCCATCATGATCCACCTGAACGGCGATGTCCACAGAACCCGTCATCATATTATTCTTAATAACGGCCATGTGCAATGGACGTCCGTTATCTGTTTTTTCCGTAGGGTTTAG